A genomic region of Solanum dulcamara chromosome 2, daSolDulc1.2, whole genome shotgun sequence contains the following coding sequences:
- the LOC129876179 gene encoding uncharacterized protein LOC129876179: MLLLLCATCQHAIAYSNFIQPIPNMKMWPETNNPRIEPPEPKPMSGRPARNRKKGKDEPRKKYGKMSKQGVKQTCSMCKQQGHNKRYCKVAGQSSEATTHNS; this comes from the exons ATGCTATTGCTGCTTTGTGCCACATGCCAACATGCTATTGCTTATAGTAATTTCATCCAACCAATTCCAAATATGAAGATGTGGCCTGAAACTAACAATCCAAGGATTGAACCTCCTGAACCTAAACCAATGTCTGGCAGACCTgcaagaaatagaaaaaaaggcAAAGATGAACCAAGAAAGAAGTATGGAAAAATGTCCAAACAAGGAGTGAAACAGACTTGTTCCATGTGTAAACAACAAGGTCATAACAAGAGATATTGCAAG GTTGCTGGTCAAAGTTCAGAAGCAACtacccataattcataa